Proteins encoded by one window of Balneola sp.:
- a CDS encoding glycosyl hydrolase yields MSLKRYLILAVIVLMAVDTATAQRSRNSDDNSSAIAKQSYNAFAFRNIGPAFTSGRIADIAIHPDNRHVWYVAVGSGGVWKTENSGTTWTPLFDKQSVYSIGCITIDPNNPHRIWVGTGENVGGRHVAFGDGVYLSEDGGASWKNMGLPESEHIGKIIVHPSNSDIVMVAAQGPLWNKGGERGFYLTEDGGKTWTKTLGDDEWVGVTDIVVDPRDPNVVYAATWQRHRTVAALVDGGPGSGIHKSTDGGKTWTELKRGLPGGIKGKIGLAISPQNPDYVYAAIELIRREGGVYTSTDQGASWKKMSDAVAGATGPHYYQELYASPHDFGTIYLVDVRMQVSYDHGKTFSRLNTSATHSDSHSLNFLPDEPDYLLLGTDGGIYETVDNTESWRFIKNLPITQYYKLAVDDAEPFYNIYGGTQDNGSHGGPSRTSDAGGIRNAHWSRVLGGDGHQSAVEPGNPDIGYAESQQGYLNRLDRITGESVFIQPQPGVGEGEERFNWDAPILPSQHVPSTIYFASHRVWKSTNRGDSWEAISGDLTKDKDRITEPIMGRTQSWDHAWDLYAMSEFSTITSLGESPINADVLYAGTDDGLLQSTTDGGATWTATEVGSIRGVPENAFVNDVRADLFDEATVYAALDNHKEGDFKPYLVKSTDYGRSWTSIAGNLPEVGMVWRIVQDHVNKDLFFLAHEFGVYFTIDGGNEWIKMKGGIPTISFRDITIQRRENDVVGATFGRGFYILDDYSPLRSLTPELLDQEAHLFEPRDGEWYVQTNVSRYMGDDYYSAPNPRFGVNFTYYLKEGLTTLKAERQKMEKELGDADIPFPGWESLEAEMREKSPAIHLEIYNSDGELVQRVLARTSKGFHRINWNLRTASQGLINPEQTRGGGFGIMARPGTYSAQLVKIVDGVSTNIGGMVEFDVVLLREGALPRKSDSEVLAFRDELQEFSNHVQMLNNEMDEAEELLTAMQLSLSRSATPDAELMKDLHDAEMALKALDTKMNGNLPQRELRDVMPKTVMNRISVAFGGLRGTYGPTAMQKDMLRVGKEEFKVIHDEFHPLMHEVIPALAERLKSNGAPPVLGLDHD; encoded by the coding sequence ATGTCTTTAAAAAGATACCTAATCCTTGCGGTTATAGTATTGATGGCCGTTGATACTGCTACCGCTCAAAGATCCAGAAATTCGGACGATAATTCGTCTGCTATTGCGAAGCAAAGCTACAATGCATTTGCATTTCGAAATATAGGACCAGCATTTACCTCTGGAAGAATTGCTGACATAGCCATCCACCCAGATAACCGACATGTTTGGTATGTCGCTGTAGGTTCTGGTGGTGTTTGGAAAACTGAAAACTCAGGAACTACCTGGACCCCTCTTTTTGATAAACAATCTGTGTATTCCATTGGTTGTATAACCATCGACCCTAATAATCCTCACCGAATTTGGGTAGGTACCGGGGAAAATGTTGGAGGCCGGCATGTGGCTTTTGGCGATGGAGTGTACTTAAGTGAAGACGGAGGTGCTTCATGGAAAAATATGGGACTACCCGAATCAGAGCATATTGGGAAAATTATCGTTCACCCCTCAAACTCTGATATTGTAATGGTAGCCGCACAAGGCCCACTTTGGAATAAAGGTGGTGAGCGTGGATTCTACCTCACAGAAGATGGTGGTAAAACGTGGACCAAAACCCTTGGCGATGATGAATGGGTTGGAGTTACAGACATCGTAGTTGACCCTCGGGATCCTAATGTTGTATATGCAGCTACCTGGCAACGACACAGAACCGTTGCTGCTCTTGTTGATGGAGGACCAGGATCGGGAATCCATAAATCAACCGATGGTGGTAAAACATGGACGGAGCTAAAAAGAGGATTACCAGGAGGTATTAAAGGAAAGATCGGCTTAGCCATCAGCCCGCAAAATCCTGATTATGTATATGCTGCTATTGAATTGATAAGGCGTGAAGGAGGAGTGTACACAAGCACCGATCAGGGAGCTTCATGGAAAAAAATGTCAGACGCTGTAGCGGGTGCAACTGGACCCCATTATTACCAGGAGCTTTATGCTTCACCTCATGATTTTGGAACTATTTACCTGGTGGATGTGCGTATGCAGGTTTCCTATGATCATGGAAAGACATTCAGCCGATTAAATACCAGTGCTACGCATTCTGATTCCCATTCTTTGAATTTCTTACCTGACGAACCGGATTATCTGCTTTTGGGAACCGATGGTGGCATTTATGAAACGGTAGATAACACCGAATCCTGGAGATTCATCAAAAACCTGCCTATTACTCAGTACTATAAACTAGCAGTTGATGACGCAGAACCTTTTTATAATATATATGGAGGTACCCAGGATAACGGATCTCATGGAGGTCCATCCCGAACCAGCGATGCAGGTGGAATTCGCAATGCTCACTGGTCTCGTGTATTAGGTGGTGACGGGCATCAATCTGCGGTTGAACCGGGCAATCCGGACATAGGATATGCAGAATCTCAGCAAGGGTACTTAAATCGCTTAGATCGTATCACAGGTGAATCAGTGTTCATTCAGCCACAGCCTGGTGTTGGCGAAGGAGAAGAACGATTCAATTGGGATGCCCCTATCCTCCCTTCTCAGCATGTACCAAGTACCATTTATTTTGCCTCGCACCGTGTCTGGAAATCCACCAATCGTGGCGATAGCTGGGAAGCAATTTCAGGTGATTTAACCAAAGACAAAGACCGGATTACCGAACCTATTATGGGACGTACTCAGAGCTGGGATCATGCCTGGGATTTGTACGCAATGTCTGAGTTCTCGACTATTACATCATTAGGTGAATCACCCATTAATGCAGATGTACTGTATGCAGGTACCGACGATGGACTCCTTCAATCTACCACAGATGGCGGAGCAACCTGGACAGCTACAGAAGTGGGAAGCATCAGAGGGGTGCCTGAAAATGCCTTTGTGAATGATGTCCGTGCTGATCTTTTCGATGAAGCTACAGTTTATGCTGCCCTAGACAATCATAAAGAAGGCGATTTCAAACCCTATCTGGTTAAAAGTACCGATTATGGCAGATCCTGGACTTCCATAGCTGGTAATCTTCCTGAAGTTGGAATGGTATGGAGAATTGTTCAGGATCATGTGAATAAAGACCTGTTCTTCTTAGCCCATGAATTTGGAGTTTATTTCACCATTGATGGCGGGAACGAGTGGATTAAAATGAAGGGAGGAATACCTACTATTTCTTTCCGTGATATCACTATCCAGCGCCGGGAAAATGATGTGGTTGGAGCTACTTTTGGAAGAGGATTCTATATACTCGATGACTATTCTCCATTAAGAAGTTTAACTCCTGAGTTATTGGATCAGGAAGCTCATCTATTTGAGCCTAGAGATGGAGAATGGTATGTCCAGACAAATGTATCCCGGTATATGGGTGATGATTACTACTCCGCTCCTAATCCGCGGTTCGGTGTTAACTTCACTTACTACCTGAAGGAAGGCTTAACTACGTTAAAAGCTGAACGTCAGAAAATGGAAAAAGAGCTGGGTGATGCTGATATACCATTTCCAGGCTGGGAATCCTTGGAGGCTGAAATGCGCGAAAAATCTCCAGCTATTCATCTGGAAATCTATAACTCCGATGGCGAGCTGGTTCAACGAGTGCTAGCGAGAACCTCAAAAGGATTCCATCGCATAAACTGGAATTTGCGTACTGCCTCGCAAGGGTTAATTAACCCGGAACAAACAAGAGGTGGTGGATTTGGAATTATGGCTAGACCTGGTACCTATTCAGCTCAACTCGTAAAAATTGTAGATGGAGTTTCGACTAATATTGGAGGAATGGTTGAGTTCGATGTTGTTCTGCTTCGAGAAGGTGCTCTTCCTAGAAAATCTGATTCAGAAGTACTCGCATTCCGGGATGAATTGCAGGAATTTTCAAATCATGTGCAGATGCTTAACAATGAGATGGATGAAGCGGAAGAACTACTTACCGCCATGCAGCTTTCACTTAGCCGTTCTGCAACTCCGGATGCTGAGCTAATGAAAGATTTACATGATGCTGAAATGGCACTTAAGGCACTGGATACCAAAATGAATGGAAACCTGCCTCAAAGAGAATTAAGAGACGTGATGCCAAAAACGGTAATGAATCGAATCTCCGTTGCTTTTGGTGGGCTTAGAGGAACTTACGGCCCAACAGCCATGCAAAAAGATATGCTTCGCGTAGGCAAAGAGGAATTCAAAGTAATTCACGATGAATTCCACCCATTAATGCATGAAGTAATACCCGCATTGGCTGAACGACTAAAATCAAATGGTGCTCCACCTGTTTTAGGATTGGATCACGATTAA